From Rhododendron vialii isolate Sample 1 chromosome 10a, ASM3025357v1, the proteins below share one genomic window:
- the LOC131304882 gene encoding serine/threonine protein phosphatase 2A 57 kDa regulatory subunit B' theta isoform-like, producing MIKQILNRLPRKPSKSAENRDGAWSTNSSDSSGVLRSGDLASSRSGNNNTTSLPGLNSNSNSGISHGKKNPPSLNSKLNGNATVSSYEALPSFRDIPNSEKQNLFVKKLNLCCVVFDFTDPTKNLKEKDIKRQTLVELVDFVTSANGKFAESVMQEMIKMVSINLFRTLTPQPRENKAVAGFDLEEEEPVMDPAWPHLQIVYEFFLRFVASPEMDAKLAKRYVDHSFVLRLLDLFDSEDPREREYLKTVLHRIYGKFMVHRPFIRKVINNIFYRFIFETEKHNGIAELLEILGSIINGFALPLKEEHKLFLVRALIPLHKPKCIPMYHQQLSYCITQFVEKDCKLADTVIRGLLRYWPITNSSKEVMFLGELEEVLEATQPPEFQRCMVPLFRQIARCLSSSHFQVAERALFLWNNDHIENLIKQNCKVILPIIFPFLEKNSTSHWNQAVQSLTLNVRKIFSDTDPELFEECLLKFKEDEAQEEEIKVKREATWKRLEEIATMKATSNEAVIVPRRITPHTKSG from the exons ATGATCAAACAGATTCTTAATAGGCTCCCTAGGAAGCCATCCAAGTCAGCAGAAAATCGTGATGGGGCATGGTCAACCAACTCTTCAGATTCTTCTGGTGTTTTACGAAGCGGTGATTTAGCAAGTAGTCGGTCGGGAAATAATAATACTACATCTCTTCCGGGTCTTAATTCGAATTCGAATTCCGGAATAAGTCATGGTAAGAAGAACCCCCCATCTTTAAATTCGAAGCTGAATGGAAATGCAACAGTGTCCTCTTATGAAGCATTGCCTAGTTTTAGAGATATTCCGAACTCTGAGAAGCAGAACTTGTTTGTCAAAAAGCTGAACTTGTGCTGTGTTGTGTTTGACTTCACTGATCCAACAAAGAATTTGAAAGAGAAGGACATCAAGCGACAGACATTGGTGGAGCTCGTCGATTTCGTTACTTCCGCAAATGGAAAATTTGCTGAAAGTGTAATGCAAGAAATGATAAAGATGGTGTCCATAAACTTGTTCAGGACACTCACTCCTCAACCTCGTGAGAACAAAGCTGTAGCAGGTTTTGATTTGGAAGAGGAGGAACCGGTGATGGACCCCGCATGGCCTCACTTGCAAATTGTGTATGAGTTCTTTCTGAGATTTGTGGCATCACCTGAGATGGATGCAAAGTTGGCTAAGCGATATGTTGATCACTCTTTCGTCTTAAGGTTGTTAGATCTGTTTGATTCGGAGGATCCAAGAGAAAGGGAATACTTGAAAACTGTTCTACACCGCATCTACGGGAAGTTTATGGTGCACCGCCCATTTATTAGGAAAGTCATAAACAACATTTTCTATCGGTTTATTTTCGAAACCGAGAAGCATAATGGTATTGCAGAGCTCTTAGAAATATTGGGCAGTATAATTAACGGGTTTGCATTGCCACTGAAAGAAGAGCATAAACTCTTTCTTGTTCGGGCATTGATTCCGCTTCACAAACCAAAATGCATACCAATGTACCATCAGCAGTTATCTTACTGCATTACACAGTTTGTGGAGAAAGACTGCAAGCTTGCTGACACTGTTATAAGGGGCTTATTGAGGTATTGGCCCATCACAAATAGTTCCAAGGAGGTCATGTTCTTGGGTGAGCTGGAGGAGGTTTTAGAAGCAACGCAACCTCCCGAGTTCCAGCGCTGTATGGTACCTTTGTTTCGCCAGATTGCTCGTTGCTTGAGCAGTTCACACTTTCAG GTGGCAGAGAGGGCTCTGTTCTTATGGAACAATGATCACATTGAAAACTTAATCAAGCAAAACTGCAAGGTTATTTTGCCAATTATTTTCCCCTTCTTGGAAAAGAATTCCACAAGCCACTGGAACCAGGCAGTACAGAGCTTGACACTAAACGTCCGCAAGATTTTCTCTGATACCGATCCGGAACTCTTTGAGGAGTGCTTGCTCAAGTTTAAGGAAGATGAAGCGCAAGAGGAAGAGATTAAGGTGAAACGAGAAGCCACGTGGAAACGCTTAGAGGAGATCGCCACGATGAAAGCTACGAGTAATGAAGCAGTGATTGTGCCACGGAGGATAACCCCTCACACGAAATCTGGCTAG